One segment of Rosa chinensis cultivar Old Blush chromosome 6, RchiOBHm-V2, whole genome shotgun sequence DNA contains the following:
- the LOC112170472 gene encoding probable inactive heme oxygenase 2, chloroplastic isoform X2: MQFATTSLMDKAVSPSILYTLSPKPSPISTRKLPSLFLCCSDSSTTAVSTSWSPPPIPATTGTAPPVVRRRTRYRKQYPGESKGITEEMRFVAMRLRNRNGKKLDPRSDGDDTQSESDDNAPDDSDASESDGEKETWQPSVEGLLKYLVDNAYFRNTGLERSEALSKDLQWFGEQGNVIPEPSNPGVSYAKYLKQVAETCAPLFLCHFYNIYFSHISGGQVIARQVSERLLEGRELEFYTWEGDVPELMRGVREKLNKLGEHWSRDDKNKCLRETTKSFRSLGQIIRLIILQTK, translated from the exons ATGCAATTCGCAACGACGTCGTTAATGGACAAAGCGGTGTCCCCATCAATTCTTTACACCCTTTCACCCAAGCCCTCCCCAATTTCAACCAGAAAGCTTCCCTCCCTGTTTCTCTGCTGCTCCGATTCGAGCACCACCGCCGTCTCCACCTCTTGGTCTCCTcctccgattccggccaccaccgGCACGGCGCCGCCGGTCGTGAGGCGGAGGACGAGGTACAGGAAGCAGTACCCGGGAGAGAGCAAAGGCATCACCGAAGAGATGAGGTTCGTCGCCATGAGGCTCCGTAACAGAAACGGCAAGAAACTCGACCCCCGATCTGACGGTGATGATACTCAGAGTGAAAGTGACGATAATGCCCCTGACGACAGTGATGCGTCGGAATCTGACGGCGAGAAGGAGACTTGGCAGCCTAGTGTGGAGGGGTTGCTCAAGTACTTGGTGGACA ACGCGTATTTCAGGAATACCGGATTGGAAAGATCAGAAGCGCTTTCGAAAGATTTGCAATGGTTTGGTGAACAGGGCAATGTGATTCCGGAGCCCAGCAATCCAGGAGTTTCTTATGCCAAGTATCTTAAACAAGTTGCAGAAACTTGTGCGCCATTGTTCCTCTGCCACttttataatatatatttttcacataTATCTGGTGGGCAGGTCATAGCAAGACAG GTATCTGAGAGGCTACTTGAAGGAAGGGAGTTGGAGTTTTACACATGGGAAGGCGATGTGCCAGAGTTAATGAGAGGGGTTCGTGAGAAGCTCAACAAGCTTGGAGAG CACTGGAGTCGAGATGACAAGAACAAATGCTTAAGAGAAACAACCAAGTCATTCCGATCTCTGGGGCAGATAATTCGCCTGATCATCTTACAAACCAAGTGA
- the LOC112170471 gene encoding uncharacterized protein LOC112170471 isoform X1, with protein sequence MPIYLSSHHLKMDEELCFFNQDTLVIKAPKKTPLILRMVVLLFTMACGVYICLVCLKQINPNKTMIKFLNIKVIDYDNESCPDPHLEQWEIPYVHYPKPRTFERNECACNPVRYFAILSMQRSGSGWFETLLNNHTNVSSNGEIFSIPDRRRNVSSILKNMDKVYNLDWFSSASRNECSAAVGFKWMLNQGLMENHEEIVKYFKKRGVSAIFLFRRNLLRRMISVHANSYDKEAKQLNGTHKSHVHSPLEAQILAKYKPKLNATLLIPELKQDEETAAKATQYFKTTRHIVLYYEDVINNRTKLNEVQKFLGLPYRELKSRQVKIHTTPLSNQIENWEDVQKTLKGTSYESFLADYQVSSLALL encoded by the exons ATGCCAATTTATCTTTCTTCTCATCATCTCAAGATGGATGAAGAACTGTGTTTCTTCAACCAG GATACACTTGTCATTAAGGCTCCTAAGAAAACTCCACTAATATTGAGGATGGTGGTATTACTTTTTACAATGGCTTGTGGTGTTTATATTTGCTTAGTCTGCTTGAAGCAAATAAACCCTAACAAAACGATGATCAAGTTCTTAAACATCAAGGTGATTGACTACGACAACGAATCATGCCCTGATCCTCATCTTGAGCAATGGGAAATCCCCTATGTGCATTACCCAAAACCTCGAACATTTGAGAG GAATGAATGCGCCTGCAATCCGGTACGCTACTTTGCAATATTGTCAATGCAGAGATCAGGGAGTGGATGGTTTGAGACATTGTTGAATAATCACACTAATGTAAGTTCTAACGGAGAAATCTTTTCCATCCCGGATAGGAGACGTaatgtttcttcaattttgaAGAACATGGATAAAGTATACAATCTCGATTGGTTTAGTAGTGCTTCCAGAAATGAGTGTTCTGCAGCTGTTGGATTCAAATGGATGCTTAATCAG GGTTTGATGGAGAACCATGAAGAGATAGTGAAGTACTTCAAGAAAAGAGGCGTGTCTGCAATATTCCTCTTCCGAAGGAACTTACTCCGCAGAATGATTTCTGTACATGCAAATTCTTATGATAAAGAAGCTAAGCAACTCAATGGCACTCACAAGTCCCATGTGCATTCTCCATTGGAAGCTCAAATACTTGCAAAGTACAAACCCAAGCTTAATGCCACATTACTAATCCCAGAGCTGAAGCAAGACGAGGAGACAGCTGCGAAAGCTACACAGTATTTCAAGACCACTCGTCACATTGTTCTTTACTACGAGGACGTGATCAATAACCGCACT AAACTCAATGAAGTTCAAAAGTTCCTTGGGTTGCCTTATCGAGAGCTCAAGAGCCGTCAAGTTAAGATACATACAACACCGTTGTCGAACCAAATCGAGAACTGGGAAGATGTTCAGAAGACACTCAAAGGAACATCATACGAAAGCTTCCTCGCAGACTACCAAGTTTCTTCTTTAGCACTACTTTGA
- the LOC112170469 gene encoding uncharacterized protein LOC112170469 isoform X2, with the protein MMLRLCHRTRRYCYHLFPHHHRHPRPLSSSASRNPIEPPNNLKNANQVPPPPPILHRRSSPIFPVPTASLSRNTVLGLTAAIASVAIASYAVVAVTDSDDKSFNPLYDGVQGLARQSAESCRRIIHHAKQTGVTASVLWHSLRSVLSSANHEVRSGFQLRVAALLADISAANASRRAAIVGAGGGAVVDWLLESVAVPRDGSRTQAESARALAFLIADPNVSAAVLGRPNAVPNLLRFIYSCQPKQSNKHSRRSLLDVSDSLRGRSMLVAAIMDIVTSNCDSSEKMSFKPSLPGDAETRDIAAALQVIEEGGMRLDDSNEHEGDEDGDSGIKGIGIKVLGGTSVLGLSRTSGLMELRNSDSSGVESVRVTNQNLLLQSKHDSSLAQTNLSSAVVPGLWDDLTCQHVAVPFAAWALANWAMASDENRSRIQELDADGNAVMTALMAPERSVKWHGSLVARLLLEDDKLPLNGSVSDWSSSLLSTASQATKNKDIPLAKVALSAFLVSVEKCPEARKRVMEKGLHLIRDTAKRTTKHKHVQEALAKALELLCTGDLHLSLQEGQKWSGVLLPWVFGQSSSDTMRVSAIKILSRILDDYGPYSVPISQGWLAILLTEILGSSKASSVKGNTQPKSDKVKTQIDQSNILSAAQTANQLVAAVVNLAVKQLGTTPDSVDTSPLADLLSMEPFSAPLKTLKKDSVPKVDVADSAMATLKGIKALTEVCSADSLCQEKIVDFGVLCLLRRFLLRDDYEKLSAIEAYDASKTLEAQDRTSNIPKESSTSDSNDPSSVRVPPTAHMRRHAARLLTILSLLPKVQKVIIKDEAWCKWLEDCANGKISGCSDLKIQSYARATLLNIFCNRPIDRDSANGDTPDAGTANINKSSPRYGDNIFLINPELSHWKCPEKVDQDAAHQDSSSLDGANPIDSEDKSVTRLSDDVNSSSSGDASHSGTGKREPPHLDIIFVHGLRGGPYKTWRIAEDKSSTKSGLVEKIDQEAGKLGTFWPGEWLSADFPQARMFTLRYKSSLTQWSGASLPLQEVSSMLLEKIVAAGIGDRPVVFVTHSIASD; encoded by the exons ATGATGCTCCGTCTCTGCCACAGAACCCGTCGCTACTGCTATCACCTCTTCCCTCACCACCACCGTCACCCCCGCCCCCTTTCCTCCTCCGCCTCCAGAAACCCCATCGAACCCCCCAACAATCTCAAAAATGCCAACCAAGTCCCTCCGCCACCGCCAATTCTCCACCGCCGCTCCAGCCCTATCTTCCCTGTCCCCACCGCCTCCCTCTCCCGCAACACCGTCCTCGGCCTCACCGCCGCGATCGCCTCAGTCGCAATCGCCTCCTACGCCGTCGTCGCCGTTACCGATTCCGACGACAAGTCGTTCAATCCTCTCTACGACGGAGTCCAAGGCTTGGCCCGCCAATCCGCCGAGTCGTGCCGGAGGATTATCCACCACGCCAAACAGACCGGCGTCACCGCCTCCGTCCTCTGGCACTCGCTCCGGTCCGTGTTGTCCTCCGCCAACCACGAGGTCCGTTCCGGCTTCCAGCTTAGGGTTGCGGCGCTTCTCGCCGATATTTCCGCGGCCAATGCCAGCCGCAGGGCCGCCATTGTGGGCGCCGGAGGCGGCGCCGTCGTCGATTGGCTGCTCGAGTCGGTGGCGGTCCCCAGGGATGGGTCTCGCACTCAGGCGGAGTCGGCCAGAGCGCTTGCTTTCTTGATCGCCGACCCTAATGTCTCCGCAGCCGTGCTCGGCAGGCCTAACGCTGTTCCTAATCTCTTGAGGTTTATCTATTCGTGCCAGCCTAAGCAATCAAACAAG CACTCGAGACGTAGTTTGCTCGATGTTTCTGATTCTTTGAGAGGCAGGAGCATGCTTGTAGCTGCCATAATGGATATTGTCACGTCCAACTGTGATAGTTCAGAAAAGATGTCTTTTAAGCCTTCTTTGCCAGGTGATGCTGAAACGCGGGATATAGCAGCTGCCCTTCAAGTTATTGAAGAAGGTGGCATGCGTTTGGATGATTCAAATGAACATGAAGGTGACGAAGATGGTGATAGTGGAATCAAGGGTATTGGTATAAAAGTTCTTGGGGGTACATCAGTTTTAGGACTATCAAGAACGAGTGGACTTATGGAGTTGCGGAATTCTGATAGTAGTGGTGTAGAATCAGTGAGGGTTACTAACCAAAATCTTCTCCTGCAAAGTAAGCATGACAGTTCTCTAGCACAAACCAACTTGTCTTCAGCTGTTGTTCCTGGGCTCTGGGATGATTTGACTTGTCAACATGTTGCTGTTCCATTTGCTGCATGGGCATTGGCAAACTGGGCAATGGCATCAGATGAGAATCGATCACGCATACAGGAATTGGATGCTGATGGAAATGCTGTCATGACTGCTTTAATGGCACCTGAGAGATCAGTAAAATGGCACGGTAGTTTGGTGGCTCGCTTGCTTTTAGAGGATGATAAGTTACCCCTCAATGGTTCTGTTTCTGATTGGAGTTCCAGTCTTCTTTCTACTGCTTCACAAGCAACTAAAAATAAAGACATTCCTTTGGCTAAGGTGGCTTTGTCAGCATTCTTGGTTTCTGTTGAGAAATGCCCTGAAGCACGGAAGAGAGTGATGGAAAAGGGTCTTCATTTGATAAGAGACACTGCTAAGCGGACAACGAAACATAAGCATGTGCAGGAAGCATTGGCAAAGGCATTAGAATTGCTATGCACTGGAGACTTGCATTTATCTCTTCAAGAGGGTCAAAAGTGGTCTGGTGTATTACTTCCATGGGTTTTTGGGCAATCTTCCTCTGATACCATGCGTGTTTCAGCGATAAAAATCCTTTCTCGCATTCTTGATGACTATGGACCCTATTCTGTACCAATTTCTCAGGGATGGTTAGCTATTCTACTAACTGAAATTCTGGGTTCCAGCAAGGCATCATCAGTTAAAGGAAATACTCAGCCTAAATCTGATAAAGTTAAG ACTCAAATTGATCAGTCAAACATTCTTTCTGCTGCACAAACTGCTAATCAGTTGGTGGCAGCTGTTGTTAATCTAGCAGTGAAACAGCTAGGAACAACCCCTGATTCTGTTGATACATCTCCACTGGCAGATCTTCTTTCCATGGAGCCTTTTTCCGCCCCATTAAAAACTCTAAAGAAAGATAGTGTGCCTAAGGTTGATGTGGCTGATTCTGCAATGGCAACCTTGAAGGGAATCAAAGCACTGACTGAAGTTTGTTCTGCGGATTCTTTATGTCAGGAAAAAATAGTTGATTTTGGGGTCTTATGTTTGCTGAGACGGTTTTTGTTGCGTGATGATTATGAGAAACTTTCTGCAATAGAAGCCTATGATGCTTCTAAAACGCTTGAGGCACAGGATCGAACCTCAAATATTCCTAAAGAATCATCTACTTCAGATAGTAATGATCCATCTAGTGTTAGAGTTCCGCCTACAGCACACATGCGCCGGCATGCAGCTAGGCTGTTAACTATCCTCTCGCTACTTCCAAAAGTCCAGAAAGTCATTATAAAAGATGAAGCTTGGTGTAAATGGCTTGAGGATTGTGCTAATGGTAAGATCTCAGGTTGCAGTGATCTTAAGATACAAAGTTATGCTCGAGCAACActattaaatatattttgtaatcGCCCAATTGATAGAGATTCTGCAAACGGTGACACTCCTGATGCTGGTACTGCAAACATTAACAAAAGTTCTCCACGATATGGTGACAATATATTTTTAATCAATCCTGAATTATCCCATTGGAAATGTCCTGAAAAAGTTGATCAAGACGCAGCTCACCAGGATTCATCTTCTTTAGATGGGGCCAATCCTATTGACAGTGAGGATAAATCTGTGACCAGACTTTCAGATGATGTTAACTCTTCTAGTTCTGGGGATGCATCTCACAGTGGTACAGGCAAAAGGGAGCCTCCTCATCTGGATATAATTTTCGTGCATGGCCTCCGTGGGGGGCCTTATAAGACTTGGCGTATAGCCGAGGACAAGTCATCCACTAAGTCTGGCTTAGTAGAGAAGATTGATCAGGAAGCTGGGAAGCTGGGAACCTTTTGGCCAGGTGAATGGCTTTCAGCTGATTTCCCCCAAGCTCGTATGTTTACCCTTAGATACAAG TCAAGTTTAACACAATGGTCTGGCGCTAGCCTGCCCCTTCAG GAAGTTAGCTCAATGCTGTTAGAGAAGATTGTTGCTGCAGGTATTGGGGATCGACCTGTTGTTTTTGTGACTCATAG CATTGCAAGTGATTGA
- the LOC112170471 gene encoding uncharacterized protein LOC112170471 isoform X2 yields METTDTLVIKAPKKTPLILRMVVLLFTMACGVYICLVCLKQINPNKTMIKFLNIKVIDYDNESCPDPHLEQWEIPYVHYPKPRTFERNECACNPVRYFAILSMQRSGSGWFETLLNNHTNVSSNGEIFSIPDRRRNVSSILKNMDKVYNLDWFSSASRNECSAAVGFKWMLNQGLMENHEEIVKYFKKRGVSAIFLFRRNLLRRMISVHANSYDKEAKQLNGTHKSHVHSPLEAQILAKYKPKLNATLLIPELKQDEETAAKATQYFKTTRHIVLYYEDVINNRTKLNEVQKFLGLPYRELKSRQVKIHTTPLSNQIENWEDVQKTLKGTSYESFLADYQVSSLALL; encoded by the exons ATGGAAACCACA GATACACTTGTCATTAAGGCTCCTAAGAAAACTCCACTAATATTGAGGATGGTGGTATTACTTTTTACAATGGCTTGTGGTGTTTATATTTGCTTAGTCTGCTTGAAGCAAATAAACCCTAACAAAACGATGATCAAGTTCTTAAACATCAAGGTGATTGACTACGACAACGAATCATGCCCTGATCCTCATCTTGAGCAATGGGAAATCCCCTATGTGCATTACCCAAAACCTCGAACATTTGAGAG GAATGAATGCGCCTGCAATCCGGTACGCTACTTTGCAATATTGTCAATGCAGAGATCAGGGAGTGGATGGTTTGAGACATTGTTGAATAATCACACTAATGTAAGTTCTAACGGAGAAATCTTTTCCATCCCGGATAGGAGACGTaatgtttcttcaattttgaAGAACATGGATAAAGTATACAATCTCGATTGGTTTAGTAGTGCTTCCAGAAATGAGTGTTCTGCAGCTGTTGGATTCAAATGGATGCTTAATCAG GGTTTGATGGAGAACCATGAAGAGATAGTGAAGTACTTCAAGAAAAGAGGCGTGTCTGCAATATTCCTCTTCCGAAGGAACTTACTCCGCAGAATGATTTCTGTACATGCAAATTCTTATGATAAAGAAGCTAAGCAACTCAATGGCACTCACAAGTCCCATGTGCATTCTCCATTGGAAGCTCAAATACTTGCAAAGTACAAACCCAAGCTTAATGCCACATTACTAATCCCAGAGCTGAAGCAAGACGAGGAGACAGCTGCGAAAGCTACACAGTATTTCAAGACCACTCGTCACATTGTTCTTTACTACGAGGACGTGATCAATAACCGCACT AAACTCAATGAAGTTCAAAAGTTCCTTGGGTTGCCTTATCGAGAGCTCAAGAGCCGTCAAGTTAAGATACATACAACACCGTTGTCGAACCAAATCGAGAACTGGGAAGATGTTCAGAAGACACTCAAAGGAACATCATACGAAAGCTTCCTCGCAGACTACCAAGTTTCTTCTTTAGCACTACTTTGA
- the LOC112170472 gene encoding probable inactive heme oxygenase 2, chloroplastic isoform X1 yields the protein MQFATTSLMDKAVSPSILYTLSPKPSPISTRKLPSLFLCCSDSSTTAVSTSWSPPPIPATTGTAPPVVRRRTRYRKQYPGESKGITEEMRFVAMRLRNRNGKKLDPRSDGDDTQSESDDNAPDDSDASESDGEKETWQPSVEGLLKYLVDSKLVFDTVERIVDDSNDVAYAYFRNTGLERSEALSKDLQWFGEQGNVIPEPSNPGVSYAKYLKQVAETCAPLFLCHFYNIYFSHISGGQVIARQVSERLLEGRELEFYTWEGDVPELMRGVREKLNKLGEHWSRDDKNKCLRETTKSFRSLGQIIRLIILQTK from the exons ATGCAATTCGCAACGACGTCGTTAATGGACAAAGCGGTGTCCCCATCAATTCTTTACACCCTTTCACCCAAGCCCTCCCCAATTTCAACCAGAAAGCTTCCCTCCCTGTTTCTCTGCTGCTCCGATTCGAGCACCACCGCCGTCTCCACCTCTTGGTCTCCTcctccgattccggccaccaccgGCACGGCGCCGCCGGTCGTGAGGCGGAGGACGAGGTACAGGAAGCAGTACCCGGGAGAGAGCAAAGGCATCACCGAAGAGATGAGGTTCGTCGCCATGAGGCTCCGTAACAGAAACGGCAAGAAACTCGACCCCCGATCTGACGGTGATGATACTCAGAGTGAAAGTGACGATAATGCCCCTGACGACAGTGATGCGTCGGAATCTGACGGCGAGAAGGAGACTTGGCAGCCTAGTGTGGAGGGGTTGCTCAAGTACTTGGTGGACAGTAAGCTCGTGTTTGACACCGTGGAGCGCATTGTTGATGATTCAAACGACGTCGCTT ACGCGTATTTCAGGAATACCGGATTGGAAAGATCAGAAGCGCTTTCGAAAGATTTGCAATGGTTTGGTGAACAGGGCAATGTGATTCCGGAGCCCAGCAATCCAGGAGTTTCTTATGCCAAGTATCTTAAACAAGTTGCAGAAACTTGTGCGCCATTGTTCCTCTGCCACttttataatatatatttttcacataTATCTGGTGGGCAGGTCATAGCAAGACAG GTATCTGAGAGGCTACTTGAAGGAAGGGAGTTGGAGTTTTACACATGGGAAGGCGATGTGCCAGAGTTAATGAGAGGGGTTCGTGAGAAGCTCAACAAGCTTGGAGAG CACTGGAGTCGAGATGACAAGAACAAATGCTTAAGAGAAACAACCAAGTCATTCCGATCTCTGGGGCAGATAATTCGCCTGATCATCTTACAAACCAAGTGA
- the LOC112170469 gene encoding uncharacterized protein LOC112170469 isoform X1, with product MMLRLCHRTRRYCYHLFPHHHRHPRPLSSSASRNPIEPPNNLKNANQVPPPPPILHRRSSPIFPVPTASLSRNTVLGLTAAIASVAIASYAVVAVTDSDDKSFNPLYDGVQGLARQSAESCRRIIHHAKQTGVTASVLWHSLRSVLSSANHEVRSGFQLRVAALLADISAANASRRAAIVGAGGGAVVDWLLESVAVPRDGSRTQAESARALAFLIADPNVSAAVLGRPNAVPNLLRFIYSCQPKQSNKHSRRSLLDVSDSLRGRSMLVAAIMDIVTSNCDSSEKMSFKPSLPGDAETRDIAAALQVIEEGGMRLDDSNEHEGDEDGDSGIKGIGIKVLGGTSVLGLSRTSGLMELRNSDSSGVESVRVTNQNLLLQSKHDSSLAQTNLSSAVVPGLWDDLTCQHVAVPFAAWALANWAMASDENRSRIQELDADGNAVMTALMAPERSVKWHGSLVARLLLEDDKLPLNGSVSDWSSSLLSTASQATKNKDIPLAKVALSAFLVSVEKCPEARKRVMEKGLHLIRDTAKRTTKHKHVQEALAKALELLCTGDLHLSLQEGQKWSGVLLPWVFGQSSSDTMRVSAIKILSRILDDYGPYSVPISQGWLAILLTEILGSSKASSVKGNTQPKSDKVKTQIDQSNILSAAQTANQLVAAVVNLAVKQLGTTPDSVDTSPLADLLSMEPFSAPLKTLKKDSVPKVDVADSAMATLKGIKALTEVCSADSLCQEKIVDFGVLCLLRRFLLRDDYEKLSAIEAYDASKTLEAQDRTSNIPKESSTSDSNDPSSVRVPPTAHMRRHAARLLTILSLLPKVQKVIIKDEAWCKWLEDCANGKISGCSDLKIQSYARATLLNIFCNRPIDRDSANGDTPDAGTANINKSSPRYGDNIFLINPELSHWKCPEKVDQDAAHQDSSSLDGANPIDSEDKSVTRLSDDVNSSSSGDASHSGTGKREPPHLDIIFVHGLRGGPYKTWRIAEDKSSTKSGLVEKIDQEAGKLGTFWPGEWLSADFPQARMFTLRYKSSLTQWSGASLPLQEVSSMLLEKIVAAGIGDRPVVFVTHSMGGLVVKQILSKAKSENINNLVNNTVGIVFYSCPHFGSKLADMPWKMGFVLRPAPTIGELTSGSPRLVQLNDYIRHLHKKGLLQVLSFCETKVTPIVEGYGGWAFRMEIVPIESAYPGFGELVVLESTDHINSCKPLSRSDPSYTEILEFLRKLKTSSEKQTAA from the exons ATGATGCTCCGTCTCTGCCACAGAACCCGTCGCTACTGCTATCACCTCTTCCCTCACCACCACCGTCACCCCCGCCCCCTTTCCTCCTCCGCCTCCAGAAACCCCATCGAACCCCCCAACAATCTCAAAAATGCCAACCAAGTCCCTCCGCCACCGCCAATTCTCCACCGCCGCTCCAGCCCTATCTTCCCTGTCCCCACCGCCTCCCTCTCCCGCAACACCGTCCTCGGCCTCACCGCCGCGATCGCCTCAGTCGCAATCGCCTCCTACGCCGTCGTCGCCGTTACCGATTCCGACGACAAGTCGTTCAATCCTCTCTACGACGGAGTCCAAGGCTTGGCCCGCCAATCCGCCGAGTCGTGCCGGAGGATTATCCACCACGCCAAACAGACCGGCGTCACCGCCTCCGTCCTCTGGCACTCGCTCCGGTCCGTGTTGTCCTCCGCCAACCACGAGGTCCGTTCCGGCTTCCAGCTTAGGGTTGCGGCGCTTCTCGCCGATATTTCCGCGGCCAATGCCAGCCGCAGGGCCGCCATTGTGGGCGCCGGAGGCGGCGCCGTCGTCGATTGGCTGCTCGAGTCGGTGGCGGTCCCCAGGGATGGGTCTCGCACTCAGGCGGAGTCGGCCAGAGCGCTTGCTTTCTTGATCGCCGACCCTAATGTCTCCGCAGCCGTGCTCGGCAGGCCTAACGCTGTTCCTAATCTCTTGAGGTTTATCTATTCGTGCCAGCCTAAGCAATCAAACAAG CACTCGAGACGTAGTTTGCTCGATGTTTCTGATTCTTTGAGAGGCAGGAGCATGCTTGTAGCTGCCATAATGGATATTGTCACGTCCAACTGTGATAGTTCAGAAAAGATGTCTTTTAAGCCTTCTTTGCCAGGTGATGCTGAAACGCGGGATATAGCAGCTGCCCTTCAAGTTATTGAAGAAGGTGGCATGCGTTTGGATGATTCAAATGAACATGAAGGTGACGAAGATGGTGATAGTGGAATCAAGGGTATTGGTATAAAAGTTCTTGGGGGTACATCAGTTTTAGGACTATCAAGAACGAGTGGACTTATGGAGTTGCGGAATTCTGATAGTAGTGGTGTAGAATCAGTGAGGGTTACTAACCAAAATCTTCTCCTGCAAAGTAAGCATGACAGTTCTCTAGCACAAACCAACTTGTCTTCAGCTGTTGTTCCTGGGCTCTGGGATGATTTGACTTGTCAACATGTTGCTGTTCCATTTGCTGCATGGGCATTGGCAAACTGGGCAATGGCATCAGATGAGAATCGATCACGCATACAGGAATTGGATGCTGATGGAAATGCTGTCATGACTGCTTTAATGGCACCTGAGAGATCAGTAAAATGGCACGGTAGTTTGGTGGCTCGCTTGCTTTTAGAGGATGATAAGTTACCCCTCAATGGTTCTGTTTCTGATTGGAGTTCCAGTCTTCTTTCTACTGCTTCACAAGCAACTAAAAATAAAGACATTCCTTTGGCTAAGGTGGCTTTGTCAGCATTCTTGGTTTCTGTTGAGAAATGCCCTGAAGCACGGAAGAGAGTGATGGAAAAGGGTCTTCATTTGATAAGAGACACTGCTAAGCGGACAACGAAACATAAGCATGTGCAGGAAGCATTGGCAAAGGCATTAGAATTGCTATGCACTGGAGACTTGCATTTATCTCTTCAAGAGGGTCAAAAGTGGTCTGGTGTATTACTTCCATGGGTTTTTGGGCAATCTTCCTCTGATACCATGCGTGTTTCAGCGATAAAAATCCTTTCTCGCATTCTTGATGACTATGGACCCTATTCTGTACCAATTTCTCAGGGATGGTTAGCTATTCTACTAACTGAAATTCTGGGTTCCAGCAAGGCATCATCAGTTAAAGGAAATACTCAGCCTAAATCTGATAAAGTTAAG ACTCAAATTGATCAGTCAAACATTCTTTCTGCTGCACAAACTGCTAATCAGTTGGTGGCAGCTGTTGTTAATCTAGCAGTGAAACAGCTAGGAACAACCCCTGATTCTGTTGATACATCTCCACTGGCAGATCTTCTTTCCATGGAGCCTTTTTCCGCCCCATTAAAAACTCTAAAGAAAGATAGTGTGCCTAAGGTTGATGTGGCTGATTCTGCAATGGCAACCTTGAAGGGAATCAAAGCACTGACTGAAGTTTGTTCTGCGGATTCTTTATGTCAGGAAAAAATAGTTGATTTTGGGGTCTTATGTTTGCTGAGACGGTTTTTGTTGCGTGATGATTATGAGAAACTTTCTGCAATAGAAGCCTATGATGCTTCTAAAACGCTTGAGGCACAGGATCGAACCTCAAATATTCCTAAAGAATCATCTACTTCAGATAGTAATGATCCATCTAGTGTTAGAGTTCCGCCTACAGCACACATGCGCCGGCATGCAGCTAGGCTGTTAACTATCCTCTCGCTACTTCCAAAAGTCCAGAAAGTCATTATAAAAGATGAAGCTTGGTGTAAATGGCTTGAGGATTGTGCTAATGGTAAGATCTCAGGTTGCAGTGATCTTAAGATACAAAGTTATGCTCGAGCAACActattaaatatattttgtaatcGCCCAATTGATAGAGATTCTGCAAACGGTGACACTCCTGATGCTGGTACTGCAAACATTAACAAAAGTTCTCCACGATATGGTGACAATATATTTTTAATCAATCCTGAATTATCCCATTGGAAATGTCCTGAAAAAGTTGATCAAGACGCAGCTCACCAGGATTCATCTTCTTTAGATGGGGCCAATCCTATTGACAGTGAGGATAAATCTGTGACCAGACTTTCAGATGATGTTAACTCTTCTAGTTCTGGGGATGCATCTCACAGTGGTACAGGCAAAAGGGAGCCTCCTCATCTGGATATAATTTTCGTGCATGGCCTCCGTGGGGGGCCTTATAAGACTTGGCGTATAGCCGAGGACAAGTCATCCACTAAGTCTGGCTTAGTAGAGAAGATTGATCAGGAAGCTGGGAAGCTGGGAACCTTTTGGCCAGGTGAATGGCTTTCAGCTGATTTCCCCCAAGCTCGTATGTTTACCCTTAGATACAAG TCAAGTTTAACACAATGGTCTGGCGCTAGCCTGCCCCTTCAG GAAGTTAGCTCAATGCTGTTAGAGAAGATTGTTGCTGCAGGTATTGGGGATCGACCTGTTGTTTTTGTGACTCATAG CATGGGGGGTCTGGTTGTCAAGCAGATACTATCTAAAGCAAAATCAGAGAATATCAATAATCTTGTGAACAACACCGTTGGAATT GTTTTCTATAGCTGCCCACATTTCGGAAGCAAACTTGCAGACATGCCTTGGAAGATGGGATTTGTGTTGCGCCCAGCGCCAACT ATAGGGGAGCTAACAAGTGGGTCTCCAAGATTAGTACAGCTTAATGACTATATTCGTCACCTTCACAAAAAGGGGTTGCTTCAAGTCCTCAGTTTTTGTGAG ACAAAGGTGACTCCAATTGTTGAAGGTTATGGAGGATGGGCCTTCCGAATGGAGATTGTACCAATTGAATCAGCATATCCTGGATTTGGTGAACTCGTT GTATTAGAGTCAACAGATCATATAAATTCGTGCAAACCACTCAGCCGCAGCGATCCCTCATACACAGAGATATTAGAGTTCTTACGGAAGCTGAAAACCAGCTCCGAGAAACAGACAGCAGCGTAA